The following nucleotide sequence is from Melioribacteraceae bacterium.
GAAAGATTAGAACGTGAAATAATTGTAAACACTTATTGGCATTCATCTACTTTATTGATGATTAAAAAAGCAAAAAGATGGTTTCCGATTATAGAACCAATTCTTAAAAAAAATAATATTCCCGATGATGTAAAATATATTTCGGTAATTGAAAGCAATTTAGATAATGTTATCTCCCCTGCCGGCGCAACCGGCTTCTGGCAATTTATGAAAGGAACCGCACCAAAATACAATATAGAAATTAGGGATGAAGTTGACGAACGGTATCACCTTGAAAAATCTACTCAAGCTGCTTGTGATTATTTGATGGAAGCATACGAGAAATTTGGAAGCTGGGCAACTGCTGCTGCAAGTTATAATATGGGAATAGACGGAGTTAGAAAACAAATTGAACGCCAAAAGACCAGCAACTATTATAACTTCACCTTAAATCCGGAAACATCAAGATATCTATTCCGGGCAATTGCTATGAAGCTTATTTTAAATAATCCGGAAGTCTACGGTTTTAATGTTGAAGAATTTGAGAAATACATGCCATATGAAACATATGAAATAGAAGTTACCGAAGATATTACCGACTTGGCAATTTGGGCTAAGGACAAACAAATAAATTACAAGTGGTTGAAAATTCTCAATCCTTGGTTACGAGATAACTACTTAAAAGTACCTAAAGGAAAATCATATAAAATAAAATTACCCGCACCGGGTTCTGTATATATTATTCCGGAATAAACAGGCATTAAATGGAATTCAAATTACTCAATGATATTGTTATCATATTCGCTTTATCGATTATAATTCTTCTGATCTTTCATAAATTAAAACTTCCTACCATTATTGGTTTCTTAATAACAGGTGTACTTACAGGTCCTTTCGGATTTGGGTTAGTGGAATCGGTACATCAAGTTGAAGTACTTGCCGAAATAGGTATTCTTTTACTGTTGTTTACCATTGGCATTGAGTTCTCATTTAAGGAAATGGTACAGCTTAAGCGTTCTGTTTTAATCGGTGGATCAATTCAAGTTTTCTTAACCACTATAATTGTTGCATTACTATTCAATTTCTATGGCGGAAATTTTAATGAAGCTATTTTTATAGGATTTCTTGCCGCGCTTAGTTCAACAGCCATCTTACTTAAAAGTTATAGTGAAAAAGGCGAGATGGAAACTCCGCACGGAAAGATTCTTCTCTCAATTTTGATATTTCAGGATATTATCGTTGTACCGATGATTTTATTCACTCCGATTTTAGCCGGATTAAGCGGTAATCTAATTACCGAAGTCTCAATTTTATTACTGAAAGCATTGGGTGTAATAATATTAGTATTTATTGGGACTAAGTATGTTGTTCCGTTTTTACTTCATCACGTTGCAAAAACTAGGAGCAGAGAACTATTCTTATTCACAATTCTCGTTATTTGTTTTGGAATCGTTTGGGTTACAGGCGAGCTTGGATTGTCACTTGCACTTGGTGCTTTTTTAGCCGGACTTATTATTTCGGAATCAGAATATTCACATCAGGCTTTAGGTCATGTGATGCCTTTCCGTGATGCATTTTCAAGTTTGTTTTTTGTCTCCATCGGAATGTTGTTGGATATAAAGTTTTTATTAAACAATTTACCGGTAGCACTTGGCTTAACACTAATCGTGGTTATTGTTAAATCAGTCATCGGCGTTACTTCGATTAAAATACTAAGAATTCCATGGCGTATTTCAATTATTGCCGGTTTAGCTCTCGCTCAAGTTGGAGAGTTTTCATTTATTCTTGCTAAGACAGGTATGAGTTTCGGATTTTTAAATGAAAATTTTTATCAAAATTTTCTTTCTGTTTCAATATTGACAATGTCTCTCACACCGGTTTATTTGAAAATTTCACCACTTATTGGAGATATAGTTGCGAAGATTTTTAATGATAAATTTCACTCATCCGATTCTTCAGGAATACATGATTATTTAGAAGATCATTTAATAGTTGTTGGCTTTGGAATAAACGGAAGAAATCTTGCCCGTGCTGCAGTAAAAGCCAACATACCGTTCATTGTTCTGGAAACTAATCCGGATACAGTAAAAGAGGAAAGAGAACATGGAATAAATATAATTTTTGGAGATGCGGTTTATCCCGATATACTAGCCCAAGCAAATATTAAAAAAGCAAGAATTATTGTGATTGCAATAAATGATCCAACTGCCGTTCAAAGAATTGTATCACAAGCAAAAGCCGCAAATCCGAATGTGTTTATTATCGTTAGAACGAGACATGTCAACGAAGTTGAAACATTGCAAAAACTCGGGGCGGATGAAGTAATTCCTGAAGAATATGAAACCTCTATCGAAATTTTTGCGCGTGTTTTAGTTAAGTATTTGATACCACGTAATCAAATCGAAAAATTTATTCACGAAGTTCGTTCTGCTGATTACCAAATGTTCAGATCATTATCTGAAGATATTGCTCCAATGCAAAATTTAAAATTACAGTTCCCCGATTTACGGCTATGCAATTTTGTAATAGAAAAAGAATCCAGCCTGGCAAATAAATCATTGGCAGAACTTGACTTAAGGAATAAGTATGGTTTCTCAATTTTTGCAATTAAAAGTGGAAACGAAGTAATTGGAAATCCACATGCTTCAACAATACTTAGAGAAGATGATATAGTTTTTGTTCTCTCCAAAGTAGAAGATATCGCAACTCTAACAGATATTTTCAGTGTTTAGAATATTTCAATGAATGATGAAAAAATTAAATTTCGTAAAGCTATATTAACTTCCTCAATCATTTTATTGATTATATGGATTGTTAAAATAATTGAAATTTCTTTTGGTCTAAGTTTTGTACAGTACGGTTTACTGCCTAAAAGTTTTGCATTCCCCCCGGGAGTTTTTCTGTTTCATTTTATTCATTCCGGTTTTGAGCATCTAATCTCAAATTCTTTTCCGATATTATTTTTGGTTACCGCAATTGTCTATTTTTATCCAAACTCTGCATTTCGGGTGATGGCATTAATATTTCTGTTTTCCGGTATTATGGTTTGGTTTATCGGACGCCCCTCTTATCATATTGGCGCAAGTGCGTTTGTTTACGGACTAATTACATTCACATTTTTCTCCGGCATAATAAAATGGGATAGAAGATCAATTGTACTTTCTTTAATTGTTACATTTCTTTATGGTGGATTTACTTGGGGAGTGTTACCTTTAGACGACAAAGTTTCTTGGGAAGGACATTTATCGGGTGCAGTACTGGGTTTTATATGCGCTGTTGCATTCCGGAAGCTTGATCCTTATAATAAATTTGAACGCTTGGAGGATGAAGAAGATGAGATCGACGAATTGGAGAACTAGGCTATTAAAGAATATTTCTTTCATGCTTTTTATTGGTTTGATTTTTTCAAGTTGTACTTCCGAAACCGAAATACGCAAGGTTACATATCCCGAATTATTTGATGGAAAATATGACAGCGAATTCCCCGCAAGAAGCAGTTCTGAACAATTAGAGAAAATTTCCAATTCAATTAGACTTGTAAACAGTATTGCCTTCTACAGAACTTACCACTTTAATTTAAATGATAGCATAACAGTTTCGTCAATAATAAATGAAGATTATAAAAATTATGTTGCTAGTTCAACAATATTTGATGAGACTGCCTCCGGCACCGGTACTCTCATTTATAGTTATCGAGATGTTCTTGCCATATTAACATGCGCGCATGTAATCAATTTTCCCGATTCAATAAAATCATTTCACTTAACCGAAAGTGGTAAAAGGACCGAATACTTAAAAAGTTTTTCTCTAATTGTTAAGCAAGATATTTATGTTGTTCCTTCCTACGAAGAAGGAAATTTTGAACTTATTCTACAAGACAATGATCTCGACATTGCTATTCTTAAAAAGAAATTAAAAAGTGAACAGTTATTCAAGGTTCCGACCTTAAGTATTCCACTCGGAAATGCTGCTGAATTAAATTGGGGAACATTTGTATATGTATTCGGATTTCCTGCTAATTATAAAATGATATCTAAAGCGATTGTTTCAAGTCCAAATTATGATAAAAAATCATCATTCATAATTGATGCTGTTGCTAATCAAGGAATGAGCGGTGGAATTGTTTTAGCAATACGTGATGGTATCCCAAATTTTGAACTGGTTGGAATGGTCCTTTCGGCTCCGGCTTCTTATGAGTATGTTTTAAGACCTCATAAAGAGAGTGAGATGGTAGTCGGTTCAGAATATAAAGGACGTCTAGTTGCTGATGCCCAACGTAATATCAAGTTCGGAATTACTAAAGTGTTATCAATTGAAGCTATTCTCAGATTTATAGAAAAAAATAAGTCAACTCTAAGTAAACATGAAATTCAATATGATTACGTTTTTAGGTAATATTAAGTAATAAGTATAATTGTTTTTTGTTATCTCAGATAAAAGTCACATCTTTGTCATTCAACTTTTCAAAAACATTATATAAACATGATCGAGCTCTCTAAATACAAACATATTATCTGGGATTGGAACGGAACGATTCTCAGCGATCTTGATATGTGTGTTAATATTATAAATGAACTTCTTGAAGCACATGATATGCAGACAATTTCAACGGAACAGTATAAATCTGTTTTTACTATTCCCGTAGAAAACTATTATAAAGAAATCGGATTCGATTTCAGCAAAAAGAGTTTTGAGATAATCGGGAAGGAATGGATGGACGAATATGAAAGAAGAAAATATGATGATGCAATTATACATCCCGCGGTTTCAAAAATTATTTCTTCAATACATCAAAACGGACAAAGCCAATCAATACTTTCCGCATATATGCAGCATACTTTAGAGGAACTTGTTTCACATTACAACTTGACCGAATATTTCGATTACTTGGTAGGTGCCGGTGATATATATGCGTACGGAAAAGTTGAGCAAGGTAAAATGCTGATGAATAAACTTGGATTAAAAAAAGGCGAATCAATTCTAATCGGTGATACAATACACGATTTTGAAGTTGCACTAGAAATTGGCGCTGATTGCCTTTTAACGGCTGAAGGTCATCAATCTTATGAAAGATTAGCTTCAACCGGATGTAAGGTTGTGCATTCTTTGGAAGAACTCTTATAATTCCGTAAAATTTTTTAGTCTTTTCCGCTATTCATTTTTGATTTTATTTGACGATATTTATAAAATATTTTGTCAAATTTATCTTATCCAATTATAATGTGAATAAATGATCACCATTGATTTATTACTTTTTATCGGTGCGATTCTTATTCTAATCAGTTTATTGATCGCAAAACTTTTTCATAATATCGGCATTCCTACAATGCTGCTTTTTATAGCTGTAGGAATTCTTGCCGGTTCTGAAGGTATTGGCGGAATTTATTTTGACGATGCAAACCTTGCACAATCAATAGGTATTATAGCTTTAGTTTTTATTTTATTTTCGGGCGGGTTGGATACAAATTGGAGTGATTCAAAACAAGTTGTTTTACCCTCGTTTTTACTTGCCTCAGTAGGGGTCTTAATTACTGCAATAATTATCGCATTATTTATAATGTGGTTGTTTGATACATCCTTTCTTTGGGGTTTACTATTTGGTTCTATAATTTCCTCAACTGATGCTGCTGCTGTTTTTTCGATTCTTCGTACCGGAAATATCTCATTAAAGGGAAAAATAAAACCATTACTTGAACTTGAATCCGGAAGTAATGATCCGATGGCAGTATTCCTCACAATCGGAACGATAGAATTATTACTTTCACCTGAGAAACCTGTTATTGATTTAGCAATCATGTTTTTGCTTCAAATTGGTTTAGGTGGAGCGCTTGGTTTTGGCGGTGGCAGATTAATGGCATATTTAGTAAACAAACTTAATTTCTTTTACGAAGGTGTTTATCCAATTTTTGCGCTTTCAATAGCACTGTTGATATATTCTTCCGCAGCGGTTTTAGGTGGAAGCGGATTTCTTGCCATCTATATTGCCGGAGTTGTTCTTGGGAATTGCCAATTTGTACATAAAAGATCTTTAATTAGATTCTTTGATGGACTTGCAGTGTTAAGTCAAATTACAATGTTTCTTACTCTAGGTCTATTATTATTTCCATCTGAATTACTTGATGTAATTGGTTTAGGATTTTTACTCAGCGCATTACTTATGTTTGTTGCCAGACCTTTGAGTGTTCTGATTACGTTAATTCCATTTAAATTTACGATCAAAGAAAAAATATTTGCATCGTGGGTGGGTTTACGTGGTGCGGTTCCGATTATCCTCGCTACTTTCCCTCTTTTAATGGGTGTAGAAAACTCGGGATTAATTTTTGATTTAGTTTTCTTTATTGTACTTACATCGGCATTAGTTCAAGGATGGTCAATTAATCCGGTTGCAAAGTTATTAAAACTTGCTGCCCCGTTAGAAAAAGCAAGAAGTGTACAGATTGAATTCACATCAACCACAAAAGATGATACCGAGATGATTGAAATCATAATTCCGTTTAGCTCAAAAGTTATCGGGAAACAAATTGTTGATCTAAATTTCCCGGAAGAAAGTAGAATTATTTTAGTAACCCGTGATGAAAAAAATATTGTGCCCAGCGGTCAAACTATTTTAGAAGGCGGAGATATTCTATCGATGCTGGTAAATAAAAATAACATTAACTCAATAAGACAAATATTTTCCTAAAAATGTTTTAATTGCAAATTTTCGTTTTTTGTTGATTTTTCTTACTCTTTTCAACAATTTTGTTTGAGGCAGTTCTTTGATAATTTTGTGGCTTTAAGAATTAAAAGAAAGACACGGTTTTATCTTCTGCCAATTTTGTTTTAAAATATTTTCGGAGGTTTTTTCATGGCAGAGCGCGAAACCGGTACCGTAAAATGGTTCAACGCATCAAAAGGATACGGCTTCATCACAAGAGACGGTGGTGAAGAATTATTTGTCCATTTCAGTTCTATTCAATCCGATGGATACAAAAAACTTGAAGAAGGACAAAAAGTAGAATTCACTGTTGTTGAAGCAGAAAAAGGTCCGCAAGCTCAAGAAGTTGTTAACATCGCTGGTTAACTAAGTAAACAAATTTAAGCGGCATTCATAAGATGCCGCTTTTCTTTTATAGGGAGTACAATGAATAAACCAAAACTAGATGATTTTCCGGAATATTATAAAAGATATATTCAACAAGTAATTGATAAAGATATTTTTAAATACTTTGAAGAACAAAAGTTTTCGACTAAGAAATTTTTTGAAAACATAGACGAAGAGAAATCCAATTACAGATACGCGGATAATAAATGGAGTATTAAACAAATTCTAGGTCACATCTGTGATTCAGAAAGAATATTTACAGCTCGCGCATTAAAATTTGCAAGAAACGAAAAGCAAGCTCTGCCGGGCTTCGAAGAAAACGAGTATGTCCGAGCAGCTAACTTTGATGAACTTCCGTTGCAATTATTAATAGATGATTTTGTTATTATGAGGGATTCTCATATTTCACTTTTCAAAACATTTAATGATGAGATTCTATCTCGCAAAGGAATCGCAAATAATACTGAATATACAGTTGGTTCAATTTTGTATATAATGGCGGGACATATAGATCATCACATCGAAGTGATAAAGGAAAGATATCTGTAATTAATTGCCAATCATCAGGATGTCACGTAATATAGGTTTCAATCCGCTGAAGACAAATTCGACGGCAATAACCATTACTATCAATCCCATTATTCGGGTTAGAACTTTATTTCCGCTTTCACCAAGCTTACGAATAATTTTACGAGATGATATTAAAACTAAAAAGGTAATTAATAATACAACGAGAATTACGGCAACTAAAACTCCCTTTAATAATAATGTATGTGCATCGCTCATTAAAACAATTGAAACCGTCATTGCACCCGGACCGGCAATCATTGGAATTGCAAGTGGTGTAATTGAAATATCATCAACAAATTCATGTGTAGTTTCTTTATCGGTTTTTGTTCTAATTAATCTTGCTTGGAGCATATCATAACCAGCCATAAAAAAGATAACTCCACCAACGATTCGTAATCCGTTAATAGAAATATGAAAGAAGTCAAAAATGAATTTACCCGTAAACGCAAAAAGTAAAAGAGTAATACCGGCAATTAACACAGCTTTCAATGCGGTCTTGCGTGCTTCATCCGATGGTAACTTCGCTGTCATTGTTGTATAAACTGGCATTACACCAAGCGGATTTACCATTGTAAATAATGTAGCAAATGCGTAAAGTATGTATTCCGTTATCTGATCCATATTTTAAAAAGCTTCAATTTCTTTATAACATTTAAGAATATGCTGCCAAACTTGTTGCACGTGTTTTTCGGTAGTACGCAAACCGGAAATCACAATTCTAATTGTAAACATGCCGTTGAGCTTTGTATGTGTTAAAAAGAATTCTCCCGTTTGATTAATTTTTTCTAACAGTTTTTCATTAAAGGAATTCAATTGTTCATCTGTTTGTAATTTTCCCGGGACTATACGAAAACATATTGTGCTGAAATTAACCGGCGCTAACAATTCAAATTGTTCAGATTCAAGTACCCATTTTTCAACTAATTTGCCGAGACGAAGATGTTCTCTTATAATATTCTGAATACCTTCAACTCCAAAGTGCCTAATTAAGAACCACAATTTAAGCGATCGAAATCTTCTGCCAAGTTGAATACCGTAATCCATATGATTAACGGCGTTTTTATCATGTTCGGTTTTTAAATATTCCGCTACAATGCTGAAAGTTCGTCGTAGTACATCAGGATGTTTTGTATAAAATGCGGAAACATCAATCGGGACAAACATCCATTTGTGCGGATTAAAATAAAATGAATCCGCTTCTTCGCATCCATTTAAGATATATTTCATTTCAGGTAGAATTGCTGCCGAACCAGCGTGTGCTGCATCAACATGAAGCCAAAGATTTTCTTCTTTACAGATTTTTGATATTTCCGGAATCGGATCAATTGCAGTTGAGGAAGTTGTACCAACTGTTCCAACAACACAAAACGGAAACCAACCATTTTTTCTATCTTCTTCAATAGCTTTTTTCAACTCCGAAGAAATCAATTCAAATTTTTCATTGACCGGAATTTTTTTAACTCCTTCAATACCTATTCCCAATGTAATAGCTGCTCTTTCAACAGAAGAATGCGCATGTTCTGATTGATATAACCTTAATCTCTTAGTATCACTCCTTCCACTCATTCCTTTTAATCTAAAGTCGGCACCTTCAATATTTTCTTTAGCCATTGCAATGCCGTGTAATGTAGAAGCCGATCCGCCGTCATAAATAATTCCCCAAAAATTTTCCGGGAGACCTATCATTTGTCTAAGCCAATTCATCATAACTTCTTCAAGTTCTGTTGAAGCAGGCGAGGATTTCCACAACATCCCGTTAATATTAAACGCACCGGAAAGCAGTTCTGCAAGGATTCCGGGACCACTTCCACTGGAATTAAAATAAGCCATAAATTTCGGATGATTCCAATGTGTCATTCCCGGCATTATGATTTCATCAATGTCATTAAAAACATTTTTCATATTCTCTGGTTTTAACGGTGGCGATTCGGGAAGTTTAGATTTTACATCACCGGGATTAATTTTTGCAAGCGCTGGATAACTTTCAATATTCTCAAAATAATTTGCGATCCAATCAATAAGTTCATGGCCATACTTTCTGAACTCCTCGGGAGACATATCAACATACTTTTTATTCATTTCTAAAACTCAATTTTATTCAACCAATTTATTACTTCTCTTGTCAGTTCAATTCGTTTATCCGAAAATGAATGCCCGCAAGAAATTATTCTCTCTGTATAGGTTGGGTTATACTTCTTTAGAGCTTTGGATAAAGGAAAATGATGGAGTTCAACCGGCGCAAGTTGATCGAATTTTGCCGCGATTAACAATAAATCTTTTTTTGCTAATGTTTTAACATGATTTATCAAATTCCACTCTTTATTATGCTGCAACATTTCATTTAACAAATCTTGCTCTGAAGTTCCATTAAGCAATAGCACAGAATCATGCATTCTATCGAGTGAAATATTTTTTATGTCTTCATTTGATTTAATAAAATCCGCCCATAACCCGAAATTGAACCCGGCGAAAGCAGCACCATGTTTTAGCAAACTATCATTTGCTAAATTTAACAAAGTGATAAATCCACCCATGCTATGACCAACAAGAATTACTTTTTTATTATCACATCGATATAAATCCTTTACTTCATCAGATCTGAAGTAGGTAATCACTAATTTGGAATCTTCAATACAATTACTCCATGAATAACTTCCACCGCTTCCCCAAGAACCGCGATAATGAAAATGGACAACATTAAAACCGTTTCTTCTTATTGCATGAGCAATATCTATATTTGTATCATTACCGGGAAAACCGGTTAAGAGAATAACAGTCGGATGAGGTCCTTCTCCCGCTGCAATTAATATAGAACCGATTAGTTTACTCCCATGAGAATCGAGTGTAAAAGTACGAACCGTAGCCGGATATTTTAGATCAACTTCAGGTGGATCTTGTGTTACTGGATCAAAGTTAAGTTTCATTATCTCCTCATTTACGAACCAGCCTAAGACTGAATTAAAACGGAAACACCAACATTTAATTTCTTTGCAAAAATACACAATTAAGAAGCAATTGCGAACCGCATACTAACAAGTGGGTATTCTTATAATCATTTACTATTTTTGTTGATTCGATTATTGGAGATATTATTTTTATGCGTTTATCAAAAGCTTTTATTCCCACATTAAAAGAAGTTCCGGCGGATGCAGTTATACCAAGCCATATTCTAATGGTTAGAGCCGGTTTAGTTAGAATGTTATCAGCCGGTATTTATTCATTTCTTCCTGTTGGTTACAAAATGATTAAGAAAATTTCCGATATTATTCGTGAAGAAATGAATGCTATAGGCGGACAAGAATTTCATTTGCCGGCGCTTAACCCAAAAGATATTTGGGAAGAGACAAATCGTGTTGAAGCTTTCGGTGATACAATGTTTCACATAAAAAATCGTGATTATGTTTTAGCTCCAACACACGAAGAAATTATGACATTCCATGCAAAAGGAGTTTTAAAATCATATAAAGACTTACCTCAGATTTGGTATCAGATTCAAACTAAATTTAGAAATGAACCTAGACCAAGAAGCGGTGTTATTCGTGGAAGACAATTTTTAATGAAAGATGCTTATTCATTCGATACCTCTTATGAAACACTTGATAAATCATATGAGTTACATGATAAAGCATATAGAAAAATTTTCGATAGATGCGGATTGAAATACTTTATAGTAGGAGCTTCATCCGGTGCAATGGGTGGAAGCAAATCAGAAGAATTTATGGTTCAATCTGATGCCGGTGAAGATACAGTTGCACATTGTGAGAATTGTGGATATGCCGCAAATGTTGAAGTAGCAAAGTCTGTAATTGATCCGGTAAATCGTCTCTCAGTAAGCAAGCAAATAGAAGAAATCAGTACACCAAATGTTAAATCGATTGATGAACTCTGTGAATTTTTGAAAATTGATCAACGTGAGACTGCTAAATCAAGAATTTATATTCATAACGATGAACCGGTTTTAATTTTAATGAGCGGAAATGATGAAGTCAACGAAACAAAATTAGAATCTGTGCTCGGCGGAAATGTTCGTCCCGGTCATCCTGAGGAATTAAACGAAATAACCGGTGCCGATGCCGGTTCAATCGGTCCGATAGGATTTAAGAAAAGAATTATTGCAGACAATAGATTAATGGATGGCAACAATTTATATAGCGGTGCAAATAAAAATGATTATCATATCGGCGGTATTGATTTAAAGCGAGATGTTCCGACAATTGAGTATGCGGATTTACGTACAGTTGAGAGCGGTGAGAAATGTATTCAATGTGGCTCACCCATTAGCGTATTCAAGGCAATTGAACTTGGACACATCTTTAAACTCGGGACAAAGTACACAGATGCTATGGGTGTAAATTACTTAGATGAGAACGGTAAAGGACATCCGATAGTTATGGGAAGTTATGGAATTGGCGTTGAACGGGTATTAGCTTGTTACCTTGAACAAAATCATGATGATCGCGGAATAGTTTGGGATAAAAACTTAGCTCCTTTCCAAATTCATTTGATTGGCTTGAACATGAAGAATGACGAAATAAATAAAGCTTCATCAAAACTTTATGATGAATTAACTAGCGAAGGCTACGAGGTTTTATTTGATGATAGACTTGATGTTTCTGCTGGTTTTAAATTTAACGATGCTGATCTAATGGGTATGCCGGTTCAAGTTGTTGTCGGTGAAAAAAATTATAAAAATGGAAATGTTGAAATTAAAATTCGAAGAACCGGTGAAAAGGAAGTCGTGGCAATAAGTAATTTGAAATCAAAGCTGGAAGATTTATTAAGTTAATCCGCAGAGACGCAAAGTCGCTAAGTTTTCCTTTGCGTCTTCGCGCTTGCCCGGCTGTGAATTAGACTTTGCGGTGAATATATGGAACATAAACTCTACTTAGTTTCAACTCCTATCGGGAATCCTGATGATATAACACTGCGAGCTCTAAAAATATTAAAAGAATCAGATATTATTGCTTGTGAAAAAATAAAACCCGCACGAAGAATTTTATCAACCCTTGGAATTCAAAAAGAATTAATTCCTCTCAACAGACATACTGAGGAAGAATCAGCAAAAGAAGTTTTAAAGTTGATTCAAAGTGGAAAAACAGTTTCGCTTATATCAGATGGCGGGGCACCTCTTTTTTCTGATCCTGGTCATTACCTTGTTGATTTGTGTATTGAGAGTAATATTCAGATTGTACCTGTGCCCGGAGCTAATTCTCTTATTCCGGCATTAACCGGATCGGGACTTGATATTGAAAAATTCTATTATTACGGCTGGCTTTCCGCAAATACAGAAGAAAGACGAAGAGAACTAAATAGACTAAAAAACTTGAAAGAACTAATCGTAATTCTCGATACTCCCTACCGCCTTATAAAACTGCTGAAAGATGTGGAAATGA
It contains:
- a CDS encoding potassium/proton antiporter, with translation MITIDLLLFIGAILILISLLIAKLFHNIGIPTMLLFIAVGILAGSEGIGGIYFDDANLAQSIGIIALVFILFSGGLDTNWSDSKQVVLPSFLLASVGVLITAIIIALFIMWLFDTSFLWGLLFGSIISSTDAAAVFSILRTGNISLKGKIKPLLELESGSNDPMAVFLTIGTIELLLSPEKPVIDLAIMFLLQIGLGGALGFGGGRLMAYLVNKLNFFYEGVYPIFALSIALLIYSSAAVLGGSGFLAIYIAGVVLGNCQFVHKRSLIRFFDGLAVLSQITMFLTLGLLLFPSELLDVIGLGFLLSALLMFVARPLSVLITLIPFKFTIKEKIFASWVGLRGAVPIILATFPLLMGVENSGLIFDLVFFIVLTSALVQGWSINPVAKLLKLAAPLEKARSVQIEFTSTTKDDTEMIEIIIPFSSKVIGKQIVDLNFPEESRIILVTRDEKNIVPSGQTILEGGDILSMLVNKNNINSIRQIFS
- a CDS encoding serine protease, which codes for MKKMRSTNWRTRLLKNISFMLFIGLIFSSCTSETEIRKVTYPELFDGKYDSEFPARSSSEQLEKISNSIRLVNSIAFYRTYHFNLNDSITVSSIINEDYKNYVASSTIFDETASGTGTLIYSYRDVLAILTCAHVINFPDSIKSFHLTESGKRTEYLKSFSLIVKQDIYVVPSYEEGNFELILQDNDLDIAILKKKLKSEQLFKVPTLSIPLGNAAELNWGTFVYVFGFPANYKMISKAIVSSPNYDKKSSFIIDAVANQGMSGGIVLAIRDGIPNFELVGMVLSAPASYEYVLRPHKESEMVVGSEYKGRLVADAQRNIKFGITKVLSIEAILRFIEKNKSTLSKHEIQYDYVFR
- a CDS encoding cold-shock protein; translation: MAERETGTVKWFNASKGYGFITRDGGEELFVHFSSIQSDGYKKLEEGQKVEFTVVEAEKGPQAQEVVNIAG
- a CDS encoding DinB family protein; translated protein: MNKPKLDDFPEYYKRYIQQVIDKDIFKYFEEQKFSTKKFFENIDEEKSNYRYADNKWSIKQILGHICDSERIFTARALKFARNEKQALPGFEENEYVRAANFDELPLQLLIDDFVIMRDSHISLFKTFNDEILSRKGIANNTEYTVGSILYIMAGHIDHHIEVIKERYL
- a CDS encoding rhomboid family intramembrane serine protease, which gives rise to MNDEKIKFRKAILTSSIILLIIWIVKIIEISFGLSFVQYGLLPKSFAFPPGVFLFHFIHSGFEHLISNSFPILFLVTAIVYFYPNSAFRVMALIFLFSGIMVWFIGRPSYHIGASAFVYGLITFTFFSGIIKWDRRSIVLSLIVTFLYGGFTWGVLPLDDKVSWEGHLSGAVLGFICAVAFRKLDPYNKFERLEDEEDEIDELEN
- a CDS encoding cation:proton antiporter; this encodes MEFKLLNDIVIIFALSIIILLIFHKLKLPTIIGFLITGVLTGPFGFGLVESVHQVEVLAEIGILLLLFTIGIEFSFKEMVQLKRSVLIGGSIQVFLTTIIVALLFNFYGGNFNEAIFIGFLAALSSTAILLKSYSEKGEMETPHGKILLSILIFQDIIVVPMILFTPILAGLSGNLITEVSILLLKALGVIILVFIGTKYVVPFLLHHVAKTRSRELFLFTILVICFGIVWVTGELGLSLALGAFLAGLIISESEYSHQALGHVMPFRDAFSSLFFVSIGMLLDIKFLLNNLPVALGLTLIVVIVKSVIGVTSIKILRIPWRISIIAGLALAQVGEFSFILAKTGMSFGFLNENFYQNFLSVSILTMSLTPVYLKISPLIGDIVAKIFNDKFHSSDSSGIHDYLEDHLIVVGFGINGRNLARAAVKANIPFIVLETNPDTVKEEREHGINIIFGDAVYPDILAQANIKKARIIVIAINDPTAVQRIVSQAKAANPNVFIIVRTRHVNEVETLQKLGADEVIPEEYETSIEIFARVLVKYLIPRNQIEKFIHEVRSADYQMFRSLSEDIAPMQNLKLQFPDLRLCNFVIEKESSLANKSLAELDLRNKYGFSIFAIKSGNEVIGNPHASTILREDDIVFVLSKVEDIATLTDIFSV
- a CDS encoding HAD hydrolase-like protein, which gives rise to MIELSKYKHIIWDWNGTILSDLDMCVNIINELLEAHDMQTISTEQYKSVFTIPVENYYKEIGFDFSKKSFEIIGKEWMDEYERRKYDDAIIHPAVSKIISSIHQNGQSQSILSAYMQHTLEELVSHYNLTEYFDYLVGAGDIYAYGKVEQGKMLMNKLGLKKGESILIGDTIHDFEVALEIGADCLLTAEGHQSYERLASTGCKVVHSLEELL
- a CDS encoding transglycosylase SLT domain-containing protein, with protein sequence MSSKSFSRVHVISLYLLLAVSIFFLLNFYVQIEEQKVTTPPEPYPQNYRIVVPPIPDNIEIFGERVPLEDIDVRERLEREIIVNTYWHSSTLLMIKKAKRWFPIIEPILKKNNIPDDVKYISVIESNLDNVISPAGATGFWQFMKGTAPKYNIEIRDEVDERYHLEKSTQAACDYLMEAYEKFGSWATAAASYNMGIDGVRKQIERQKTSNYYNFTLNPETSRYLFRAIAMKLILNNPEVYGFNVEEFEKYMPYETYEIEVTEDITDLAIWAKDKQINYKWLKILNPWLRDNYLKVPKGKSYKIKLPAPGSVYIIPE